The Flavobacteriales bacterium genome includes a window with the following:
- a CDS encoding type II toxin-antitoxin system HipA family toxin, which translates to MKKEFLIDIRLFETEIARLGIDPAQKTVHFQYNESFLERNLYKSIFPYIFRRIKNIQSFNQFFDSSFQGLPPMIADSLPDAFGNSIFKTWFEHQKKQGQTLTNIELLSYVGNRGMGALEFFPNKTKLPLSEFSLHDLANISEQILQQKRGIKEWRFNEQALLNIFKLGTSAGGARPKVLIAENPLNKSITAGDIFENKNLNYYIVKLHLEMDEYNKSQIEFTYHQLVKKCGIQMMDSKLIDGKHFATLRFDRLHGEKHHCLTASGMSGWDFKSSTYASYENLFKLCLGIKLPLQDLEELYRRMVFNVTFANEDDHLKNHSFIYQKETDSWRLSPAYDITYSKNPLVNYRETQRALSINNKRNHIKFEDLQTVAKQFQIKKYKQIIDAVQSQIPQWNILAKNNGVHQYLIKSIEKDFAIF; encoded by the coding sequence ATGAAAAAGGAATTTCTTATTGATATACGTTTATTTGAAACCGAAATTGCTCGTTTGGGAATAGATCCTGCCCAAAAAACGGTTCATTTCCAATACAACGAAAGCTTTTTAGAGCGTAATTTATATAAGAGTATATTCCCATATATTTTCAGGAGAATCAAAAACATACAAAGCTTTAATCAATTCTTTGATAGTTCTTTTCAAGGGCTTCCTCCGATGATTGCAGATTCTTTACCCGATGCCTTCGGAAATTCGATTTTTAAAACTTGGTTTGAACATCAAAAAAAACAAGGACAAACGCTTACAAATATAGAACTACTCTCTTATGTAGGAAATAGAGGAATGGGTGCTTTGGAGTTTTTCCCGAATAAAACAAAATTACCGTTATCCGAATTTTCCTTACATGATCTAGCAAATATTTCCGAACAAATTTTACAACAAAAAAGAGGGATTAAAGAATGGAGATTTAATGAGCAAGCTCTTTTGAATATTTTCAAATTAGGTACCTCAGCAGGTGGAGCAAGACCCAAAGTACTGATAGCCGAAAACCCATTAAACAAAAGTATCACCGCTGGAGATATTTTCGAAAACAAAAACCTAAATTACTATATTGTTAAGCTCCATTTGGAAATGGACGAATACAATAAATCGCAAATAGAGTTCACCTATCATCAACTGGTAAAAAAATGTGGAATTCAGATGATGGATTCGAAGCTCATTGATGGTAAACACTTTGCTACTTTACGCTTTGATCGACTTCATGGTGAAAAACATCATTGTCTCACAGCATCTGGAATGAGTGGTTGGGATTTTAAATCATCCACATACGCTAGTTATGAAAACTTATTTAAACTCTGCTTAGGTATAAAATTACCCTTACAAGATCTTGAAGAGCTTTATAGACGTATGGTGTTTAATGTGACTTTTGCTAATGAAGATGACCATTTGAAAAATCATAGTTTTATTTATCAAAAAGAGACGGATTCATGGAGATTATCCCCTGCTTACGATATCACTTATTCCAAAAATCCATTAGTAAATTACAGAGAAACTCAGAGAGCTTTATCTATTAATAATAAAAGGAATCATATCAAATTTGAGGATCTACAAACAGTAGCGAAACAGTTTCAAATAAAGAAATACAAACAAATTATTGATGCTGTCCAAAGCCAAATACCGCAATGGAACATATTAGCAAAAAACAATGGAGTCCATCAATATTTAATTAAGTCCATAGAAAAGGATTTTGCGATATTCTAG
- a CDS encoding glutamine synthetase III, with amino-acid sequence MTNLRFQALAEQHHREPNKTEAPSEKISDYFGTLVFNEDAMLSFLPKEAYESLQEAIHDGTKIDRKIANQVASAMKNWAMTHGVTHYTHWFQPLTGTTAEKHDAFFQPIAGGRVIERFDGSLLVQQEPDASSFPNGGIRNTFEARGYTAWDPTSPAFIIGKTLCIPTIFVSYTGEALDYKTPLLRALHSVDEAATAVCQSYFDRNVTKVNASLGWEQEYFLVDTALYNARPDLMMTGRTLFGHSPAKGQQLDDHYFGAIPARALAYMQDFETECLKLGIPVTTRHNEVAPNQFECAPVYTEGNLANDQNQLLMDVMDKVAARHHFKVLTHEKPYAGVNGSGKHNNWSLATNTGKNLLSPGKTPKSNLQFLTFFINTIKAVYEYDDILRASIASASNEHRLGANEAPPAIISLFIGSQLSGVLDELEATLKGGKMSPEEKTNLKLNVVGKIPDVLLDNTDRNRTSPFAFTGNKFEFRAVGSDANCAFPMTVLNAIMAKQLKVFKADVDAKIATGLAKDEAIFDILRQYIVESKRIRFEGDGYGDAWKEEAKKRGMNNVTRTPYAFDFLHEEKAFNLFSELNILSKRELEARYEILNEQYQMVIQIESRVLGDLVGNHVIPTAIRYQNTLIKNVKGLKELFGDNEYKNLAQEQLKTITSISEHISSLRTLVDGMTEARKKCNRIEDVPTMAKAYCDEVFPFLDKIRYKTDKLEMMIDDEVWPLPKYREMLFAR; translated from the coding sequence ATGACCAATCTACGTTTTCAAGCCTTAGCAGAGCAACACCACAGAGAGCCAAATAAAACAGAAGCTCCAAGTGAAAAAATCTCAGATTATTTCGGAACCCTTGTTTTTAATGAGGATGCCATGCTTTCTTTTTTACCAAAAGAAGCCTATGAAAGCTTACAAGAAGCGATTCATGACGGAACAAAAATTGATAGAAAAATTGCCAATCAAGTTGCTTCCGCAATGAAAAACTGGGCAATGACTCATGGGGTGACTCATTACACGCACTGGTTTCAACCACTAACGGGAACTACAGCAGAAAAGCACGATGCTTTCTTTCAGCCCATTGCAGGAGGACGAGTAATTGAGCGTTTTGACGGATCATTATTAGTACAACAAGAACCTGATGCTTCTAGTTTTCCAAATGGAGGAATCAGAAATACTTTTGAAGCACGTGGTTACACTGCTTGGGACCCTACTTCACCCGCTTTTATTATTGGAAAAACACTTTGTATTCCTACCATCTTTGTTTCTTACACGGGTGAGGCATTGGATTATAAAACACCTCTTCTTAGAGCACTTCACTCAGTAGATGAAGCTGCCACAGCAGTTTGTCAGTCCTATTTTGATAGAAATGTAACCAAAGTAAATGCTTCTTTGGGATGGGAACAAGAATATTTCTTGGTAGATACCGCATTATATAACGCTCGTCCTGATTTGATGATGACAGGAAGAACGCTTTTTGGTCATTCACCAGCAAAAGGTCAACAGTTAGATGATCATTATTTTGGAGCAATTCCTGCAAGAGCCTTGGCTTATATGCAAGATTTTGAAACAGAATGTCTAAAATTGGGTATTCCTGTTACTACAAGACACAACGAAGTGGCTCCAAATCAATTTGAATGTGCTCCAGTATATACAGAAGGAAACTTGGCAAACGATCAAAACCAACTGTTGATGGATGTGATGGATAAAGTAGCAGCACGCCATCATTTTAAAGTGCTTACACATGAAAAACCTTATGCAGGGGTTAATGGATCTGGAAAGCATAATAACTGGTCTTTAGCCACCAATACAGGTAAAAACTTATTAAGCCCAGGAAAAACACCTAAAAGCAATCTACAATTCCTTACTTTCTTTATCAATACCATTAAGGCAGTATATGAATACGATGATATTTTAAGAGCTAGTATCGCCTCGGCTTCAAACGAGCACCGCTTGGGAGCAAACGAAGCACCACCTGCGATCATCTCTCTATTTATCGGGTCCCAACTTTCGGGAGTGTTAGATGAGCTCGAAGCTACACTGAAAGGTGGAAAAATGAGCCCTGAAGAAAAAACAAACCTAAAACTTAATGTAGTAGGGAAAATTCCAGATGTATTACTAGATAATACCGATAGAAACAGAACTTCTCCATTTGCCTTTACAGGAAATAAATTTGAATTCCGTGCAGTAGGATCTGATGCAAACTGCGCTTTCCCAATGACCGTTTTAAACGCAATTATGGCAAAACAGCTAAAAGTTTTTAAAGCTGATGTAGATGCTAAGATTGCCACAGGTCTTGCTAAAGATGAAGCCATTTTTGATATCCTACGTCAATATATTGTAGAGTCTAAAAGAATTCGTTTTGAAGGAGATGGATATGGAGATGCCTGGAAAGAAGAAGCTAAAAAACGAGGAATGAATAATGTGACTAGAACACCTTATGCATTTGATTTCCTTCATGAAGAAAAGGCTTTTAACTTATTCTCAGAACTCAATATACTATCTAAAAGAGAATTAGAAGCACGTTATGAAATTTTGAATGAACAATATCAAATGGTTATTCAAATTGAATCTAGAGTGCTTGGTGATTTGGTAGGAAACCACGTGATCCCAACGGCCATTAGATATCAAAATACCTTGATTAAGAACGTAAAAGGTCTTAAAGAGTTATTTGGAGATAATGAATACAAGAACTTAGCACAGGAACAACTTAAAACGATTACTTCTATCTCTGAACATATTAGTTCATTGAGAACTTTGGTGGACGGAATGACTGAAGCTCGTAAAAAATGTAACAGAATTGAAGACGTTCCCACAATGGCAAAAGCTTATTGTGACGAAGTATTTCCATTTTTGGATAAGATTAGATACAAAACAGATAAGCTAGAAATGATGATAGATGACGAAGTTTGGCCATTGCCAAAATATCGTGAGATGTTATTTGCTCGATAA
- a CDS encoding WYL domain-containing protein, producing MAQNKNALIRYKTIDKCLQNRYKKWTLKDLITACSDALYEYESRDVNVSKRTIQLDIQNMRSDKLGYNAPIVVYDKKYYKYEDPNYTITDIPITENDMYILSETVEMLKQFKDFSLFSELGGIIHRLEDKIYAEQNQRGPVIHLDKNERLKGLKYLDILYQSIIKKTVLSICYQSFSARKSSLFTIHPYWLKEFNNRWFLVGSSKETLMTLALDRIISIDFLWDYFYKKTTINPDEYYKNTIGVTVMKPKQKESIFLKIDRSNAPYVLTKPFHSSQELIKTYADQSIEIKIEVHQNYELERLILGFGDSIEVLKPNGLRRRIKRKLKQALNNYHKKSSAEN from the coding sequence ATGGCTCAAAATAAAAATGCATTAATACGATATAAAACCATTGATAAATGTCTTCAAAACAGGTATAAAAAATGGACTTTGAAGGATTTAATCACAGCCTGTTCAGATGCTCTTTATGAGTATGAGAGTCGTGATGTCAATGTGAGTAAGAGAACGATTCAATTGGATATCCAAAATATGCGAAGTGATAAATTGGGCTATAATGCACCGATTGTAGTGTATGATAAAAAATATTATAAATATGAAGATCCTAACTACACCATAACGGATATTCCTATAACGGAAAACGATATGTATATTCTCTCTGAAACTGTTGAAATGCTAAAACAATTTAAAGATTTTTCACTTTTTTCTGAGCTAGGAGGTATTATCCATAGACTTGAAGACAAGATTTATGCCGAGCAAAACCAAAGAGGTCCGGTAATTCACCTTGATAAAAACGAAAGATTAAAAGGTTTGAAATACCTAGATATTCTTTATCAAAGCATTATAAAAAAAACAGTTTTGAGTATTTGTTACCAGTCTTTTTCTGCCAGAAAATCGTCTTTATTCACAATTCATCCTTATTGGTTAAAGGAATTTAATAATCGTTGGTTCTTAGTGGGTTCCAGTAAAGAAACTCTTATGACACTGGCCTTAGATAGAATTATTTCCATTGATTTTTTATGGGATTATTTCTATAAAAAAACCACGATTAATCCTGATGAATACTACAAAAACACCATTGGAGTTACTGTGATGAAACCAAAGCAAAAAGAGTCGATTTTTTTAAAAATAGATCGATCAAATGCTCCTTATGTACTCACAAAGCCTTTTCATTCATCGCAAGAATTAATAAAAACCTATGCAGATCAATCCATAGAAATAAAAATAGAAGTTCATCAAAACTACGAACTTGAAAGATTGATTTTAGGATTTGGAGATTCTATTGAAGTCCTAAAGCCTAATGGGCTAAGAAGGAGAATTAAACGGAAATTAAAGCAAGCACTAAATAATTACCACAAAAAAAGCAGTGCTGAAAATTAA
- a CDS encoding slipin family protein encodes MELRVKINAYEVGIVMKDGNIIDILTEGKYFKKLGTEVYIYNTTQLFTSRIEWSILEKNEKLMKMLEIVDTTESELAIVYKDNRFYTVVNNSRLAYWKGVLNMKYKKYDIEELSVPKEINKAILKYPLMTQYYRLLEVSSQEQAILYVNGEKRSIIKGGQYYFWNNTKKLRLEKVDMRNQDMEIIGQEILTKDKAAIRINFQANYKIIDVEKALMENKDFSKQLYSSLQMAIRSYIGTLTLDELMENKEQISGFIIEKIKSKITKLGVAVNSAGIKDIILPGEIKEIMNKVLVAQKSAQANTITRREETASTRSLLNTAKLMDDNEMLFRLKEMEYVEKIAEKIGEISLNGNGGMVKQLKEIFGAKS; translated from the coding sequence ATGGAACTAAGAGTAAAAATAAATGCCTACGAAGTAGGAATCGTAATGAAAGATGGGAATATTATTGATATTCTTACAGAAGGTAAATACTTCAAGAAACTTGGTACCGAGGTGTATATTTATAATACAACACAGCTCTTTACAAGTAGAATTGAGTGGTCAATTTTGGAAAAAAATGAAAAACTCATGAAAATGTTGGAAATTGTGGATACCACTGAGAGTGAATTGGCAATAGTATATAAAGACAACAGGTTTTATACTGTTGTAAATAACTCTAGACTTGCGTACTGGAAAGGAGTTTTGAATATGAAATATAAAAAATATGACATTGAAGAACTTTCTGTTCCTAAAGAAATCAATAAAGCGATACTGAAATACCCACTAATGACTCAGTATTATAGACTTCTAGAAGTATCTTCACAAGAACAAGCAATCCTGTATGTGAATGGTGAAAAACGCAGTATTATCAAGGGGGGACAATACTATTTCTGGAACAACACAAAGAAATTGAGACTAGAAAAAGTGGATATGAGAAATCAGGACATGGAAATTATCGGTCAGGAAATTCTCACCAAAGATAAAGCAGCAATTAGGATAAATTTTCAAGCCAATTATAAAATAATTGATGTAGAAAAAGCCCTGATGGAAAACAAAGATTTCAGCAAACAACTGTATTCTTCGCTTCAAATGGCGATAAGATCTTATATCGGTACACTAACGCTGGATGAATTGATGGAAAACAAAGAGCAAATTTCTGGTTTTATTATAGAAAAAATCAAAAGTAAAATCACAAAACTGGGTGTCGCAGTAAACTCTGCAGGAATTAAAGATATTATTCTTCCTGGTGAGATAAAGGAAATTATGAACAAAGTATTGGTAGCACAAAAGAGTGCTCAAGCAAATACGATCACCAGAAGAGAGGAAACGGCTTCAACAAGAAGTTTGTTGAATACTGCAAAATTGATGGATGACAATGAAATGCTCTTCAGATTGAAAGAGATGGAATATGTAGAAAAAATTGCAGAAAAAATCGGAGAAATTTCCTTGAATGGAAATGGAGGTATGGTGAAGCAATTGAAAGAAATCTTTGGAGCTAAATCTTGA
- a CDS encoding AAA family ATPase, whose protein sequence is MKKIILLKGLPASGKSTYAKALVKNNPGMYKRINRDELRDMLDSGKFSKGNEQFVKKTRDFLIKMALQDGKHVIVDDTNLHSSNEEKMRAIAKEFKEETGHQVRVEIKTFDTSVEVCIKRDLLRENPVGQAVIRKMERQMNSKEKKYPKYSVQNPELPKAIICDLDGTLALMHDRGPFEGNKCLSDLPNTPIVNLVKNYHKMGFKILLLSGRDGQFENETKKWLEQYKIPYDQLWMRAKKDMRKDAIIKKELFKQNIQDQYFVEFILDDRNQVVDLWRNELNLPCLQVYYGDF, encoded by the coding sequence ATGAAAAAGATCATTTTACTTAAAGGTTTACCCGCAAGTGGAAAATCAACTTATGCAAAAGCCTTGGTAAAAAACAACCCAGGAATGTATAAAAGAATCAATAGAGATGAACTAAGAGACATGCTAGATTCTGGAAAATTTTCTAAGGGAAATGAGCAATTTGTTAAAAAAACCAGAGACTTTTTAATCAAAATGGCACTACAAGACGGAAAACACGTGATTGTAGATGATACCAATTTGCATAGCTCAAATGAAGAGAAAATGAGAGCAATTGCAAAAGAATTTAAAGAAGAAACTGGACACCAAGTTCGGGTAGAAATAAAAACATTTGACACTTCTGTAGAAGTTTGTATAAAACGAGATCTATTGCGTGAAAATCCCGTTGGACAAGCAGTTATTAGAAAAATGGAACGACAAATGAATTCTAAGGAAAAAAAGTATCCTAAATACAGCGTTCAAAACCCTGAACTGCCCAAGGCAATTATATGCGATTTAGATGGAACTCTAGCCTTAATGCACGATAGAGGTCCATTTGAGGGGAATAAATGCTTATCAGATTTACCAAACACTCCAATAGTGAATTTGGTGAAAAATTATCATAAAATGGGCTTCAAAATACTCTTGCTTTCGGGGAGAGATGGACAATTTGAAAATGAAACCAAAAAATGGCTGGAGCAATATAAAATCCCTTATGATCAACTATGGATGCGTGCTAAAAAAGACATGAGAAAAGATGCCATTATCAAAAAAGAATTATTCAAACAAAACATTCAGGATCAATATTTTGTGGAATTTATTCTCGATGACAGAAATCAAGTAGTGGATTTATGGAGAAATGAATTAAATTTACCTTGTCTTCAAGTGTATTATGGGGATTTTTAA
- a CDS encoding class I SAM-dependent methyltransferase produces MKRKQLFEFEDFHWIPSSIRAGMTNLLIAFGNVVKADEAVFSRLNEVKKEIPFDQIVDLGSGSGGIMPKVAKKLGVKLVLTDLYPNPKVVSSFNEPQNADIRYEEKSVDATHFETAPRGFKTMINSFHHMPVPVAKKILASAQKNREGILIYELAENNIPFLVWLLLLPISIPILMLMAVFLTLQVKKCTWQQIVFTFIIPIIPFMYAFDGQTSLMRIYSFKDIENDLLGDLPKEDSYVWRIEKAFKENGKQMGYTIIGQPK; encoded by the coding sequence ATGAAACGTAAACAACTATTCGAATTTGAAGATTTTCATTGGATTCCTTCATCCATCCGAGCTGGGATGACCAATTTATTAATTGCTTTTGGAAATGTTGTAAAAGCAGATGAAGCCGTGTTTTCTCGACTCAATGAAGTGAAAAAAGAAATTCCCTTTGATCAAATTGTGGATCTTGGTTCTGGATCAGGTGGTATTATGCCTAAAGTAGCAAAAAAACTGGGAGTCAAATTAGTTTTAACAGATTTATATCCGAACCCAAAAGTAGTTTCTAGTTTTAATGAACCTCAAAACGCCGATATTCGATATGAGGAGAAATCTGTAGATGCGACTCATTTTGAAACAGCTCCAAGGGGTTTTAAAACCATGATTAATAGTTTTCATCACATGCCAGTACCCGTGGCAAAAAAGATTTTGGCTTCCGCCCAAAAAAACCGAGAGGGAATTTTGATTTATGAATTGGCAGAAAACAATATCCCATTTTTAGTATGGCTTTTATTGTTACCTATTTCTATCCCAATCTTAATGCTGATGGCTGTTTTCTTAACCTTACAAGTAAAAAAATGCACTTGGCAGCAGATTGTTTTCACTTTTATAATTCCCATTATTCCATTTATGTACGCCTTCGATGGTCAAACATCATTAATGAGAATCTACTCATTTAAAGATATCGAAAATGATTTATTAGGTGATCTTCCAAAAGAAGATTCTTATGTCTGGAGAATAGAAAAAGCCTTTAAGGAAAATGGAAAACAAATGGGTTATACCATTATTGGACAACCAAAATAA
- a CDS encoding DUF6168 family protein — translation MKKQLIIGLILAVVVSVLLFVIHKYMISPDSLDYSIDKVYLFHGIFAINIVLFSSLVSSVMKEYVGFVFLAVILIKMIFIYITFPEVLRLEKSLPKHQLLHFLAPYFAFLIFEAYLVIRLLYSDYFKELVNTPEAKES, via the coding sequence ATGAAAAAACAATTGATTATAGGTTTAATCCTTGCTGTGGTAGTAAGTGTACTGCTATTTGTTATTCATAAATACATGATTAGTCCTGATTCTTTGGATTATAGTATAGATAAAGTGTATTTGTTCCATGGGATTTTTGCCATAAATATTGTTTTGTTTTCTAGTTTAGTTTCTAGTGTTATGAAGGAGTATGTCGGCTTTGTTTTTTTGGCGGTTATTTTGATTAAGATGATTTTTATTTATATCACATTTCCTGAAGTTTTAAGGTTAGAAAAATCATTGCCAAAGCATCAATTGCTCCATTTTTTGGCGCCATATTTTGCTTTTCTGATTTTTGAAGCTTATTTAGTTATTCGTTTGCTTTATTCAGATTATTTTAAAGAATTGGTCAATACACCTGAGGCGAAGGAGTCCTAA
- a CDS encoding AtpZ/AtpI family protein, translating to MKKPKIQKNIKNYAVFSGIAIQMAATIWLGNLLGKWLDGKFPNEGEWYSKGITLLAIFLSIYSIIHQVNKMSKN from the coding sequence ATGAAAAAGCCAAAAATCCAAAAGAATATTAAAAACTATGCGGTTTTTTCTGGAATTGCCATTCAGATGGCTGCTACTATTTGGCTCGGAAACCTTTTGGGTAAATGGTTAGACGGAAAATTCCCCAATGAAGGAGAGTGGTATAGCAAAGGAATCACACTTTTGGCTATTTTTCTTTCTATTTATTCTATTATTCACCAAGTAAACAAAATGTCTAAGAATTAA
- a CDS encoding alpha/beta fold hydrolase produces the protein MEILNHKILGEGKPKKLVILHGLFGMLDNWISLGKRFAEFFEVHLIDQRNHGRSFHHPVHNYQEMAQDLVNYLDAKDLDQVYLLGHSMGGKTVMQVACSFPERIEKLIVVDIAPKYYPPHHQVILQGLNAVETSQITSRKQADEVLSNFFDNQAIRMFLLKSLYRKEDKTYGFRFNLPTLEAQIESIGGSSDISCVFDKPTMFVDGALSNYILEEDHDLIEEHFPDNEIVEIPNAGHWVHAEQADLFWEKVMHFIQYS, from the coding sequence ATGGAGATACTCAATCATAAAATACTCGGGGAGGGGAAACCTAAAAAATTGGTCATATTGCACGGACTTTTTGGGATGCTTGATAATTGGATAAGCCTTGGGAAACGTTTTGCAGAGTTTTTTGAAGTTCATTTAATTGATCAAAGAAATCATGGAAGATCTTTTCATCATCCTGTGCATAATTACCAAGAAATGGCTCAGGATTTAGTAAATTATCTCGATGCCAAAGATTTGGATCAAGTATATTTGCTAGGGCACTCTATGGGAGGAAAGACCGTGATGCAAGTTGCTTGTAGTTTTCCCGAAAGAATCGAAAAGCTTATCGTGGTGGATATTGCACCAAAATATTATCCGCCCCATCATCAGGTTATTTTACAAGGTTTGAATGCGGTAGAGACGAGCCAAATAACAAGTAGAAAACAAGCTGATGAAGTCTTGTCGAACTTTTTTGATAATCAAGCAATCAGAATGTTTTTACTCAAAAGTTTGTACCGAAAGGAAGATAAAACGTATGGTTTTAGATTCAATTTACCGACACTAGAGGCTCAAATAGAAAGTATCGGTGGAAGTTCTGATATTTCCTGTGTTTTTGATAAGCCAACAATGTTTGTGGATGGAGCGCTTTCTAATTATATTTTGGAAGAAGATCACGATTTGATAGAGGAGCATTTTCCTGATAACGAAATTGTAGAAATTCCTAATGCGGGGCATTGGGTGCATGCAGAACAAGCTGATTTGTTTTGGGAAAAAGTCATGCATTTTATCCAATATTCTTAA
- a CDS encoding pyridoxine 5'-phosphate synthase has translation MTLLSVNINKAATLRNARGGNNPNVLQFALDCEKFGAQGITVHPRPDERHIRYADVSDLKKHIATELNIEGYPNEKFVDLVLANKPAQVTLVPDPPGVLTSNAGWDCKKHFDFLKEIIAKFKAQGIRTSLFMECDLVQIEWAAKTGADRIELYTEDYATGYHLDKNQAIQPYILAAEKAQSLGLGLNAGHDLDLDNLAYFAQQIPNLLEVSIGHALICDALYLGIQNTIAMYRKQLADGDTQS, from the coding sequence ATGACTTTACTAAGTGTCAATATCAATAAAGCCGCTACGCTCAGAAATGCCCGTGGAGGTAATAATCCCAATGTTTTACAATTTGCATTGGATTGTGAAAAATTTGGAGCTCAAGGAATCACCGTGCATCCTCGCCCAGATGAAAGACATATTCGCTATGCCGATGTGTCTGATTTAAAAAAACATATTGCTACAGAACTTAATATTGAGGGATATCCTAATGAGAAATTCGTGGATTTAGTTCTTGCAAATAAACCTGCACAGGTAACTCTAGTACCAGATCCTCCAGGAGTCCTTACCTCTAATGCAGGATGGGATTGTAAAAAGCACTTTGATTTTCTCAAAGAAATAATCGCAAAATTTAAAGCTCAAGGTATTCGCACTTCTTTGTTTATGGAGTGTGATTTAGTACAAATAGAATGGGCTGCAAAAACAGGAGCAGACCGTATAGAGCTTTATACAGAAGATTATGCCACAGGATACCATTTGGATAAAAATCAGGCAATTCAGCCATATATTTTGGCGGCTGAAAAGGCCCAATCATTAGGCTTGGGGCTCAATGCAGGTCATGATTTAGATTTGGATAACTTGGCGTATTTTGCCCAACAAATTCCCAATCTTTTGGAAGTTTCAATAGGGCATGCTTTAATTTGCGATGCACTGTATTTGGGAATTCAAAACACGATTGCTATGTATCGAAAACAATTGGCAGATGGAGATACTCAATCATAA
- a CDS encoding DUF2807 domain-containing protein — MKKFVLKFLSSLFILSLVSCASNTSEWFGIEGNHHVVTQERNIQEPFTKIKVSSGIEVFFTESAQTSLRVIADENIQENLITEVKDQTLHIYNKKMVRNVEKKEVYLSAPSITDVLVTSGAYFKSKNILKEQKLYAKATSGAGIEIEIDNSFLGATANSGASLEVAGKTEKSDLRATSGSSIRAKNLQTENLSAHANSGASIKIHVNKKIEAKATSGGSIKYYGKPNHKDITRNSGGSVRSLGE, encoded by the coding sequence ATGAAAAAGTTTGTCCTTAAGTTTTTGAGTTCCCTATTTATTTTAAGCCTTGTTTCTTGTGCTTCCAATACTTCAGAGTGGTTTGGAATAGAAGGCAATCACCATGTAGTTACTCAAGAAAGGAATATTCAGGAACCTTTTACGAAAATAAAAGTCAGTTCGGGAATTGAAGTTTTTTTCACCGAATCAGCCCAAACTAGCTTGAGAGTAATTGCCGATGAAAATATTCAAGAAAATCTCATCACGGAAGTAAAGGACCAAACGCTCCATATCTACAATAAAAAAATGGTGAGAAATGTAGAAAAAAAAGAAGTCTATCTTTCTGCCCCTTCTATTACCGATGTCTTAGTGACTTCGGGAGCTTATTTTAAATCTAAAAATATCCTTAAAGAACAAAAACTTTATGCAAAGGCTACTTCTGGTGCAGGTATTGAAATAGAAATAGACAATTCATTCTTAGGCGCTACAGCAAATAGCGGAGCAAGCCTTGAAGTGGCAGGAAAAACCGAAAAATCGGATCTAAGAGCCACCAGTGGCTCGTCTATTAGAGCCAAAAATCTTCAAACAGAAAACCTGAGTGCACATGCAAATTCTGGAGCTTCAATAAAAATCCATGTAAACAAAAAAATAGAAGCAAAAGCAACTAGCGGTGGATCTATCAAATATTATGGAAAACCAAACCATAAAGATATCACTCGTAACTCTGGAGGATCTGTGCGTTCTTTGGGTGAGTAA